A section of the Malania oleifera isolate guangnan ecotype guangnan chromosome 2, ASM2987363v1, whole genome shotgun sequence genome encodes:
- the LOC131148177 gene encoding uncharacterized protein LOC131148177, protein MMDLEKLDIELVENGPQIGLVESTVALQVMVEIARSSREQGSPSVGHECMIEKFTKMNPLKLSRRVDPAATMNWMKEIEKVLVVLQCTEEQRVLFPTYKLTREAERWWTFFKLLEQRRTTPIAMTWDQFKELFSDKYFLATVREAKVEEFWNLKQGQQSI, encoded by the coding sequence attggacttgtagagtcaacagtGGCTctgcaggttatggttgagatcgctaggagctctagagagcaaggaAGCCCATCTGTAGGCCATGAGTGCATGATAGaaaagtttaccaagatgaatcctctgaaaCTTTCGAGaagagttgatcctgcagctacTATGAATTGGATgaaggagatcgagaaagtcttggtCGTATTACAGTGTACGGAGGAACAAAGGGTCCTTTTTCCGACCTATAAACTAAcaagggaggctgagaggtggtggactttTTTTAAACTTCTGGAGCAGCGGAGGACGAcaccgatagctatgacatgggaccaatttaaagaattattctctGACAAATATTTCCTAGCCACTgttagggaagctaaagtggaagagttctggaatctgaagcaaggacagcaGTCCATCTAG